One genomic region from Candidatus Caldarchaeum subterraneum encodes:
- a CDS encoding conserved hypothetical protein (oxidoreductase molybdopterin binding) has product MRIKSYISFGNCLYVTLKDLPTFPSQKKGRDFLLVRGKVLKTVEFSLNELMRLPAVSLTFDFRCLEGWVVPDTEWQGVKVATILERVGVMPDARYAVFKSGEYTECFPVSEAKEMVVAYRYRGKEIPAEHGGPLRLVFPGQQCYQSIKWLEEIELTSEYVEGTARSTALSRIGLDAIR; this is encoded by the coding sequence TTGCGGATAAAAAGTTATATCAGCTTCGGAAATTGTTTATACGTGACTCTTAAGGACCTGCCGACTTTTCCCAGCCAGAAGAAAGGGAGAGATTTTCTACTTGTTCGAGGCAAGGTCTTGAAAACGGTTGAGTTTTCGCTCAACGAGCTGATGCGTCTTCCCGCAGTGTCGTTGACTTTTGATTTTAGATGTCTGGAGGGATGGGTTGTGCCTGATACCGAGTGGCAGGGAGTCAAAGTCGCCACTATCCTCGAGCGGGTGGGTGTCATGCCCGATGCTAGGTATGCGGTCTTCAAGTCAGGCGAATACACTGAGTGTTTTCCGGTCTCCGAGGCTAAGGAAATGGTGGTCGCCTACCGGTACCGTGGAAAAGAAATCCCCGCCGAGCACGGTGGCCCTCTCAGGCTTGTTTTCCCTGGTCAACAGTGTTACCAGAGTATCAAGTGGCTTGAGGAGATAGAGTTGACGAGCGAGTATGTGGAGGGGACGGCTCGGTCGACGGCGTTGTCGAGGATTGGTTTAGACGCAATCCGCTGA
- a CDS encoding small nuclear ribonucleoprotein, which produces MLEATKPLTTLMRQINKPVRVFLKNDARYEGTMVECDGYMNMLLEHVVEYMGDSKTAGYPKVLIRGNNIMYIIFAEK; this is translated from the coding sequence ATGTTGGAAGCCACTAAACCTTTGACAACGTTGATGCGGCAGATAAACAAGCCCGTTAGGGTTTTTCTGAAGAACGATGCACGCTACGAGGGGACCATGGTCGAGTGCGACGGCTACATGAACATGCTTCTCGAACACGTCGTCGAATACATGGGAGACAGCAAAACCGCCGGCTACCCTAAAGTCCTGATACGCGGAAACAACATCATGTACATCATCTTCGCCGAAAAATAA
- a CDS encoding S-adenosylmethionine synthetase, whose protein sequence is MRKSFVTVEPLDKTPVENQEIEMVERKGLGHPDYIIDSACEEASLHLSQYYLSNYGQILHHNLDKGLLVGGRAYNRFGYGRLEEPITIIIAGRASTSVKTPTGEEKIPYREIITEAVRSMVKRNFRFLDFDQHIELEIRVRESSPDLKAVVEMGKEMPLANDTSYGVAFYPFTTLENLVLTTERHLNSPQFKSRVKESGEDVKVMGLRKGSKITLTVADGIVSTLTKDRDHYIAVKEQIKKEVEDLAAKLAGNHDVEVYVNTADKYGTNIGDEVFYLTFTGTSAEHGDDGNTGRGNRANGLITPNRQMSLEATAGKNPISHVGKIYNVAAGLVARRIYEETKRVKEVYVRMLSQIGKPINEPLSVSVQVIPYDRMDVGLVRDIEGIVYDEVASIRRVTELIISRQVSVF, encoded by the coding sequence ATGAGGAAGTCCTTTGTAACCGTTGAGCCGCTTGATAAAACACCTGTCGAGAACCAGGAGATTGAGATGGTTGAGCGAAAAGGCCTGGGCCACCCTGACTACATAATAGACAGCGCCTGTGAGGAGGCCTCACTACACCTTTCTCAGTACTATTTGTCGAATTATGGGCAGATTCTCCACCACAACCTGGACAAGGGGCTGCTGGTTGGCGGTAGAGCATACAACAGGTTTGGCTATGGGAGGCTTGAGGAGCCGATAACCATCATCATAGCTGGAAGGGCTTCGACATCTGTTAAGACTCCGACGGGTGAGGAGAAAATCCCCTATCGAGAAATAATCACAGAGGCTGTGCGGTCTATGGTGAAGAGGAATTTCAGGTTTCTCGACTTTGACCAGCACATCGAGCTCGAGATCCGCGTGAGGGAGAGCAGCCCGGACCTGAAAGCGGTGGTTGAGATGGGCAAGGAGATGCCGCTTGCAAACGACACCTCATATGGTGTGGCGTTTTATCCATTCACCACACTGGAAAACCTCGTCCTCACGACTGAGAGGCATCTCAACTCTCCGCAGTTCAAGTCAAGGGTGAAGGAAAGCGGTGAGGACGTCAAGGTGATGGGGCTGAGGAAAGGCTCCAAAATCACGTTGACAGTCGCCGACGGCATAGTAAGCACATTGACCAAGGACCGGGACCACTACATAGCAGTCAAAGAGCAGATAAAGAAGGAGGTTGAAGACTTGGCGGCTAAACTCGCAGGAAACCATGACGTTGAAGTCTACGTAAACACCGCCGACAAATATGGAACAAACATCGGCGACGAGGTTTTCTACCTAACTTTCACAGGCACGTCCGCGGAGCACGGGGACGACGGCAACACAGGCCGCGGAAACCGGGCCAACGGCCTCATAACACCCAACAGACAGATGTCACTTGAGGCAACCGCTGGAAAAAACCCCATCAGCCACGTCGGAAAGATATACAACGTCGCCGCGGGCCTTGTAGCGCGCCGAATATACGAGGAGACCAAACGTGTTAAGGAGGTTTATGTGAGGATGCTGAGCCAGATAGGGAAGCCGATTAACGAGCCGCTCTCAGTGTCTGTACAGGTTATTCCCTATGACAGGATGGACGTTGGCTTGGTGAGGGATATCGAGGGAATCGTCTACGACGAGGTCGCAAGCATCAGACGCGTCACAGAGTTAATTATATCGAGGCAGGTGTCGGTCTTCTAA
- a CDS encoding F420-dependent N5,N10-methenyltetrahydromethanopterin reductase, with translation MPKDPLWKLSMAAVLVEKHGFDGLWVSEHFFNRNSFITLSTIARHTRRILLGPAVVNPYVYHPAQMAQAAATLWELAPHRVRMAIGAGDASVLKQLGYTREKPVEKVMWAVEEMRNYLKRLETYRVSDIMVYVGAQGPRMVKASTKADGVLINWSNLEMLNESIRLLGDDVAKGFTRAAYLMTSIHDDEEKAWKTAVPYAAYLMIGSSLSYLNRIGVDEAHRKEVEELVISRNWDRLYQVARREWVDFFSVWGKPGRLREFVDEVVDMGFDEVVFAGPLGPRFMKALKSIASICRAVKRRL, from the coding sequence GTGCCGAAGGACCCGTTGTGGAAGCTTTCGATGGCCGCTGTGTTGGTTGAGAAGCATGGGTTTGACGGCTTGTGGGTCAGTGAACATTTTTTCAACCGAAACAGCTTCATCACCCTCTCCACCATAGCCCGCCACACTCGGCGTATTCTGCTGGGCCCCGCCGTTGTCAACCCATATGTATACCATCCAGCTCAGATGGCTCAGGCTGCCGCCACTTTGTGGGAGCTCGCCCCCCATAGGGTGAGGATGGCTATCGGCGCCGGTGACGCATCAGTTCTCAAACAGCTGGGCTATACACGGGAGAAGCCTGTTGAAAAGGTGATGTGGGCTGTCGAGGAGATGCGGAACTACCTGAAGAGGCTCGAGACCTATAGAGTCTCGGATATCATGGTATACGTTGGCGCCCAGGGCCCACGCATGGTTAAGGCATCCACAAAAGCTGACGGCGTACTCATCAACTGGTCCAACCTCGAGATGTTAAATGAATCTATTCGTCTGCTGGGAGATGATGTGGCTAAGGGATTTACCCGCGCAGCCTATCTGATGACATCTATTCACGATGATGAGGAGAAGGCGTGGAAAACCGCAGTGCCCTACGCCGCCTACCTTATGATAGGTTCGTCGCTAAGCTACCTGAACCGAATAGGTGTCGACGAGGCTCACCGGAAGGAGGTTGAAGAGCTTGTAATAAGCCGAAATTGGGACAGGCTTTACCAAGTCGCGCGGAGGGAGTGGGTTGACTTTTTCAGCGTCTGGGGCAAGCCTGGGAGGCTCCGCGAATTCGTCGACGAGGTGGTTGACATGGGTTTTGACGAGGTTGTTTTCGCAGGACCTCTGGGGCCGCGATTTATGAAAGCCCTTAAAAGCATCGCCTCAATCTGTCGGGCAGTCAAGAGGCGGCTCTAA
- a CDS encoding isoleucyl-tRNA synthetase, protein MTAPLPSRRYDPQAVEKSVSELWKNLNIVGKVFEANSEGPLFSFLEGPPTVNGYMHIGHTRGRVYKDIVLRYKTMRGYNVWRRGGWDCQGLPTEIEVEKRLGITSKRDVEKIGLERFVEEANKVVDHYLSHWRRASERLGLWLDYDRAYETRRDEYMEHVWHLLKKAHEMGDLVESLRVVPTCPHCETALSQHEMAQGYEEVSDPSIYVKMPLEEGGYVIIWTTTPWTLPGNEAVAVKPDATYLELQVGEERWYVAENLLTSFTEITQTKNYKIVAKVDGISLVGKTYHHPLLDKVPHHADHRHILVASDHVSLEEGTGFVHIAPGHGPEDYEIGVKNGLNIFCPVTSYGVFTAEAGAYSGLSVWEASEKIIQDLKEKNLLVKRAEIVHSYPHCWRCGSKLIYLASVQWFLRVDRIKQRMVEENRSVKWWPEWAGSNRFGDWLLNAQDWCISRSKIWGTPLNVWRCESCGEKRVVGSRAELEEAVEKPAVKRLHRPWVDQYVFKCEKCGGLMRRVPFVLDTWIDSGVAFYASIDALRNTELFKKLFPYDFITEAIDQTRGWFYTLLFTSTLLTGKAPFKSVLNQGHVLDEFGKKMSKSRGNVIWAEDAFNTYGVDPLRIYLVSKAEPWSTINFVPSEVRETAEDLNILWNIFAFASTYQKLDKFDPRMHKLTSYLHLLRPEDKWILSRVNDLVAKVTNYLEEMEIHRALREIMSFIVEDLSRTYLRSVRRLAWTEAETPEKMAAYACLHYVLRKTLLLLAPFAPYTAEILYQLQKTETDKESIHLENWPQLDTELYSPKIIEQMNIVKEVLTAILAARQKGGRKLRSPVAHVVVAAKTQECHEALEAFHSFVKESVNTEMLEVLPPGKVFTELRWVVEADLARLGPMLGRKLPELLTYLKQADGSTLKKELETEKGLRVKFSDMERFLPAEFFKIHAEAPSNYSTVDTATATVYVDLSVSRELEAVSAARELIRRIQVMRKEANLDILEKIECIVQLDDHAFRTLLAEKKSYIETETRSRIVFTDSATPIPDGFFVRPWDVDGVEIRIGFRRLADNVYNKPA, encoded by the coding sequence ATGACCGCGCCGTTGCCCTCGCGGAGATATGACCCTCAAGCGGTTGAGAAAAGTGTTTCGGAGCTTTGGAAAAATCTGAACATTGTGGGCAAAGTTTTTGAGGCTAACAGTGAGGGGCCTCTTTTCTCTTTTCTCGAGGGCCCCCCAACCGTCAACGGGTACATGCACATAGGCCATACAAGAGGCCGTGTCTACAAAGACATTGTTCTCCGCTACAAAACCATGAGAGGCTACAACGTCTGGCGCCGAGGTGGATGGGACTGTCAAGGACTGCCCACCGAGATAGAGGTGGAGAAAAGACTCGGAATCACCAGCAAAAGAGACGTCGAGAAAATCGGTCTCGAGAGGTTTGTCGAGGAGGCAAACAAGGTGGTGGACCATTACCTCAGCCACTGGAGAAGGGCCAGCGAAAGACTGGGCCTCTGGCTAGACTATGACAGAGCCTATGAAACCCGGCGGGATGAATACATGGAGCATGTGTGGCATCTGTTGAAGAAAGCTCATGAAATGGGGGACTTGGTGGAGAGTCTAAGGGTTGTGCCCACGTGTCCACACTGCGAGACCGCGTTGTCTCAGCATGAGATGGCGCAGGGCTATGAGGAGGTTTCCGACCCATCCATCTACGTCAAAATGCCTCTCGAAGAGGGTGGCTACGTCATAATATGGACCACAACCCCGTGGACGCTGCCGGGCAACGAGGCAGTCGCCGTCAAACCCGACGCCACATATCTCGAACTCCAAGTTGGCGAAGAAAGATGGTATGTTGCAGAAAACCTGTTGACATCATTCACGGAAATAACACAGACCAAAAACTACAAGATTGTCGCAAAGGTTGACGGAATTTCTCTTGTGGGAAAAACCTATCACCATCCTCTTCTCGACAAGGTCCCGCATCACGCGGACCACAGACACATCTTGGTGGCCTCTGATCATGTTTCTCTCGAGGAAGGCACAGGCTTCGTCCACATCGCCCCCGGTCACGGGCCCGAGGACTATGAAATAGGCGTAAAAAACGGGTTAAACATCTTTTGCCCGGTCACCTCATATGGAGTCTTTACGGCCGAAGCCGGTGCATACTCGGGGCTTTCAGTCTGGGAGGCCTCTGAAAAAATCATCCAAGATTTGAAAGAGAAAAATCTGCTGGTGAAGCGGGCGGAGATTGTTCACAGCTATCCACACTGTTGGAGATGCGGCAGCAAGCTAATCTACTTGGCGAGCGTGCAGTGGTTTCTCCGCGTCGACCGCATTAAGCAACGCATGGTTGAGGAGAACAGGTCTGTGAAATGGTGGCCTGAATGGGCTGGCTCGAACCGTTTCGGCGACTGGCTCTTGAACGCACAGGACTGGTGTATAAGCCGCAGCAAGATATGGGGCACACCGCTGAATGTATGGAGGTGCGAGTCATGCGGCGAGAAACGTGTAGTTGGCTCACGGGCCGAGCTTGAGGAAGCTGTCGAGAAACCAGCTGTCAAACGTCTTCACAGGCCTTGGGTGGACCAATATGTATTCAAGTGCGAAAAATGCGGTGGATTGATGAGGCGTGTTCCATTTGTTCTCGACACATGGATTGACTCTGGCGTGGCATTCTACGCAAGCATAGACGCTCTCCGTAACACCGAGTTGTTCAAGAAACTCTTCCCATACGACTTTATCACCGAAGCCATAGACCAGACCCGAGGATGGTTCTATACACTCTTGTTCACATCCACCCTACTCACAGGAAAAGCGCCCTTCAAATCCGTGCTCAACCAAGGGCATGTGCTCGACGAATTCGGCAAAAAAATGTCCAAATCACGTGGCAACGTCATATGGGCTGAAGACGCTTTCAACACCTACGGAGTAGACCCTCTGAGAATCTATCTGGTGAGCAAAGCAGAGCCATGGAGCACGATTAACTTCGTCCCCTCAGAAGTCAGGGAAACAGCCGAGGACCTGAACATATTGTGGAACATTTTCGCCTTCGCCTCCACTTATCAGAAGCTTGATAAATTCGACCCACGGATGCACAAGTTAACCAGCTATCTGCATCTCCTTAGGCCGGAGGACAAATGGATACTGTCACGTGTTAACGACCTCGTCGCCAAAGTCACAAACTATCTCGAGGAAATGGAGATACATAGGGCCTTGAGGGAAATCATGAGCTTCATCGTAGAGGACCTCAGCAGAACCTATCTCCGGTCTGTGAGGAGGCTTGCATGGACAGAGGCAGAGACGCCTGAGAAGATGGCTGCCTACGCGTGTCTACACTACGTTTTGAGGAAGACTCTGCTTCTTCTCGCCCCCTTCGCTCCATACACCGCCGAAATCCTTTACCAGCTTCAGAAAACAGAAACAGACAAGGAGAGCATACATTTGGAGAACTGGCCTCAGCTAGACACCGAGCTATACTCGCCGAAAATCATAGAACAAATGAATATTGTCAAAGAGGTTCTGACCGCTATCTTGGCGGCCCGTCAAAAAGGCGGACGAAAACTACGCTCACCCGTCGCACATGTAGTGGTGGCGGCGAAGACGCAGGAATGCCATGAAGCTCTTGAGGCCTTTCACTCATTTGTTAAAGAAAGCGTCAACACAGAGATGCTCGAAGTCTTGCCTCCGGGAAAAGTGTTTACAGAGCTTAGGTGGGTTGTGGAGGCCGACCTCGCCCGCCTAGGGCCGATGCTAGGCAGAAAACTTCCCGAACTCCTTACATATCTTAAACAAGCTGATGGCTCGACGTTGAAGAAAGAACTCGAGACGGAAAAAGGTCTACGCGTCAAATTCTCAGACATGGAGAGGTTTCTGCCCGCAGAGTTCTTCAAAATCCACGCCGAAGCGCCATCAAACTACTCCACTGTCGACACAGCAACGGCCACGGTTTATGTCGACCTTAGTGTTTCGCGGGAGCTGGAGGCTGTTTCAGCTGCACGCGAACTCATTCGCCGCATTCAAGTCATGAGGAAAGAGGCGAACCTCGACATACTGGAGAAAATAGAATGCATCGTTCAATTAGACGACCATGCTTTCAGAACCCTTTTGGCCGAGAAGAAGAGCTACATCGAGACCGAGACCCGTTCGAGAATAGTTTTCACCGACTCGGCTACCCCAATACCCGATGGATTTTTTGTAAGGCCCTGGGATGTTGACGGTGTAGAGATAAGAATAGGGTTTAGAAGATTGGCCGATAACGTTTATAATAAGCCGGCGTAG
- a CDS encoding hypothetical protein (glycosyl transferase family protein): MLKPQNLLPAFVKKLGFDQKLAVAVFIILLGLRLMIINSPSPEVKVVDGETRVEGGLVFDEAHYVPAVRKLLRGESVNHEHPPLSKLLIAASMLVFGDNPVGWRLMPSLLSSAAVALIPLIAYRLTRSRFATFFTTLLIAADVMFFNIGTIAMLDGPAFFFLFLATYMFLQTRYTSTAIFFGLALLSKTSIVFNVAGLLLFSFLAIYSRHRKIMESLQDWSPLFEKTVLIGLAVFMAGLTVYDIGFRAYSNPFAHLDYMLNYHAQLKYNCTEYELPLRCTVVNQDGSTSIVDLPLSWISPISPFAAAPYMVVTVTAGDRVWHPVAYYGVYSPYWWTTALVLVYSLYMAVKSRGADTVNLFVFSWIAMSYLPYFLLAHLLQRWVYTFYFLPTLPAVALGLSMMLREDRFSRYVLYGIAALQLIWFFIYFPVKSDTHIHILELLNLPR; encoded by the coding sequence GTGCTGAAGCCTCAAAACCTTCTCCCCGCATTTGTGAAGAAGCTAGGGTTTGACCAAAAACTCGCAGTAGCTGTCTTCATCATACTGCTTGGACTTAGACTCATGATTATCAACTCACCGTCTCCAGAGGTCAAGGTTGTCGATGGCGAGACACGGGTTGAAGGCGGTCTAGTATTCGATGAGGCACACTATGTTCCAGCTGTTAGAAAACTGTTGAGGGGCGAGTCGGTGAACCACGAGCATCCGCCTCTTTCGAAGCTGCTTATAGCGGCTTCTATGCTGGTTTTCGGCGACAACCCAGTTGGCTGGCGGCTGATGCCTTCTCTCCTCTCCTCCGCAGCGGTCGCACTCATACCTCTCATAGCATACCGCCTAACCCGCAGCAGATTCGCCACCTTCTTCACAACATTGCTGATAGCGGCGGATGTAATGTTCTTCAACATAGGCACCATAGCCATGCTCGACGGCCCCGCCTTCTTCTTCCTCTTCCTAGCAACCTACATGTTTCTCCAAACCCGCTACACAAGCACAGCCATCTTCTTCGGGCTGGCGCTCCTGTCAAAAACCTCCATAGTCTTCAACGTCGCAGGCCTCCTCCTCTTCAGCTTCCTAGCAATCTACAGCAGACACAGGAAAATAATGGAAAGCCTCCAAGACTGGTCACCCTTGTTCGAGAAAACAGTTCTGATTGGGTTGGCCGTGTTTATGGCTGGGCTCACGGTCTACGACATCGGGTTCAGGGCTTATAGCAACCCATTCGCACATCTCGACTACATGCTCAACTACCACGCCCAGCTCAAATACAACTGCACAGAATACGAGCTACCGCTCCGCTGCACAGTAGTCAACCAAGACGGCAGCACATCCATCGTCGACCTACCCCTAAGCTGGATTTCACCCATATCACCTTTCGCCGCCGCACCCTACATGGTTGTAACCGTGACAGCCGGTGACAGGGTGTGGCACCCGGTAGCTTACTACGGTGTCTACAGCCCCTATTGGTGGACTACAGCCCTCGTGCTTGTTTACTCGCTTTACATGGCGGTGAAGAGCAGGGGTGCGGACACTGTGAATCTGTTTGTCTTCTCGTGGATTGCGATGAGCTATCTACCCTACTTCCTTCTCGCGCATCTTCTCCAGCGATGGGTCTACACCTTCTACTTTTTACCAACACTTCCCGCAGTAGCCCTAGGCCTCTCCATGATGCTGCGCGAGGATAGGTTCTCGAGATACGTGTTATATGGAATAGCCGCTCTCCAGCTCATCTGGTTCTTCATCTACTTCCCCGTCAAATCAGACACCCACATACATATACTCGAGCTGCTAAACCTTCCAAGGTAG
- a CDS encoding elongator complex protein 3 — protein sequence MTANAAQLTRREVERLKKQLAISLKLEKYPSDDELAQLLKSNITRKPAKTLSGVSVITIVAPLYTCPHGKCIYCPGGAPLGTPQSYTGEEAAVKTAAQLGYDPRKQVEAAVNRLRHMGHRVDKVELIIIGGTFTASPPEFQRWMIKECVDALNGVASSSLEEALRINTSSAIHVSGITVETKPDWAKREKAVQLVEYGVTRVEIGVQALDDKILTTLNRGHSVEDVVEATADLKDTAFKVCYHIMPNLPGSTPHKDLNMFTTLFDDDRFRPDQLKIYPTLVLPGTGLETMWRHGLYKPYSDDELVYVLKEFMKRVPPYVRIARIQREIPLNIVLDGLHIPNLRQMVEKELGGMCRCIRCREHGHRNRPVDVRRAVLKRLVYRASGGLEYFVSVEDEEADALLGFVRVRIPPRTLRTELEDAGLVRELHVYGSMKAVGAPADETTSQHRGIGKQLMQEAENIVYEEHGLSRVAVISGAGVRGYYARLGYRLEGPYMVKDR from the coding sequence TTGACCGCAAACGCGGCGCAGCTCACAAGGCGGGAAGTGGAGCGGCTGAAAAAACAACTAGCGATAAGCCTCAAGCTTGAGAAGTATCCATCAGACGATGAGTTAGCCCAGCTGCTCAAGTCAAACATTACACGCAAACCCGCCAAAACCCTCAGCGGCGTATCGGTCATAACGATTGTTGCACCACTCTACACATGTCCACATGGAAAATGCATCTACTGCCCCGGAGGAGCTCCTCTGGGAACACCTCAAAGCTACACCGGTGAAGAAGCCGCTGTCAAGACAGCGGCTCAGCTGGGATATGACCCGAGAAAACAGGTTGAAGCAGCTGTTAACAGACTCAGGCACATGGGCCACCGTGTGGATAAGGTGGAGCTAATAATAATCGGGGGCACGTTCACAGCAAGTCCGCCGGAGTTTCAGCGATGGATGATAAAGGAGTGTGTTGACGCCTTGAACGGCGTTGCGAGCAGCAGTCTCGAGGAGGCGCTGCGCATCAACACATCCTCCGCTATACATGTCTCGGGAATAACTGTGGAGACGAAGCCTGACTGGGCTAAGAGAGAGAAGGCTGTGCAACTGGTTGAGTATGGTGTAACAAGGGTTGAGATAGGTGTCCAAGCCCTCGACGACAAAATTCTCACTACACTGAACAGGGGACATAGTGTGGAAGACGTGGTTGAGGCGACCGCCGACCTCAAGGACACGGCTTTCAAGGTATGCTACCACATAATGCCTAATCTCCCCGGCTCAACACCTCACAAAGACCTAAACATGTTCACCACACTCTTCGACGACGACCGATTCAGACCAGACCAGCTGAAAATCTATCCAACACTCGTTCTCCCCGGCACAGGTCTTGAGACGATGTGGCGACACGGCCTCTACAAACCCTACTCCGACGATGAGCTCGTCTATGTCTTGAAAGAATTCATGAAGAGAGTGCCACCCTATGTGAGGATAGCGCGGATACAGCGGGAAATCCCGCTCAACATAGTTCTCGACGGCCTCCATATCCCGAACCTCCGCCAAATGGTTGAGAAAGAATTGGGCGGTATGTGTCGATGCATACGGTGCAGAGAACATGGACACAGGAACCGGCCTGTCGACGTGAGGAGAGCTGTTTTGAAACGGCTGGTTTACCGTGCTTCAGGCGGGTTGGAGTATTTTGTCTCGGTCGAGGATGAGGAGGCTGACGCTCTTCTCGGGTTTGTGAGGGTACGAATACCTCCAAGAACCCTGAGGACTGAGCTGGAGGACGCTGGACTGGTTAGGGAGCTTCATGTATACGGCTCGATGAAAGCCGTCGGAGCACCTGCCGATGAAACAACCTCCCAACACAGAGGCATAGGAAAGCAGCTTATGCAAGAAGCGGAAAACATAGTCTACGAGGAGCACGGGCTCAGCAGAGTGGCTGTAATCAGCGGAGCCGGCGTTAGAGGATACTATGCTAGGCTTGGATATCGTCTCGAGGGGCCCTACATGGTCAAAGACCGGTGA